The region GGATTGTCCGCTAAGCGGATTAATAACTTGAAGAGCACAATAATGACGCAGATTAGACGGATTTACTTCGTAAAAATGCGGATTAAAACAGATTTTCTACTTAAATTTTAAACAGATTAATAAAGGATCCGTTTTAATCCGCGTCTTCGCTTTGGCGAATCTGTGTCATCCATGTGCCATTTTCAAAATCAGTACAGCTAACGAATAGTTATAAAATATAATAAAACAAATGAACAAGAATTTCTTTGTAAAAACTCACGGATTAGGTAATGAATATATAGTGCTGGACAGCCAGAATATTACATTTGAACTAACTCAAAAAGCGATAACAAGAATCTGCAATGTAAATTTCGGAATAGGCTCTGATGGTATTTTGTTATTGGTTGATTCTGATCGCGCTGATATCGGTTTACAGATATTCAATCCAGACGGTTCTGAAGCAGAGAAAAGCGGAAACGGATTGCGTATATTCTGTAAATATGTTTTTGATTATGGAATAATAACGAAAAACGAATTTACTGTTGAAACAAAAGGCGGAATCGTAAAAGCTACGATTGAAGAAGCAGTAAATAATAAGGCAAAAATTATAACTGTCGATATGGGACAGGCCATTTTCAAATCAGATTTGATTCCTACAAAGTTTGAAACTCCTGAAGTAGATAATGTTACGATTGAAGCAAATGGTAAATCTTTTGATGTAAACTGTGTTTCTGTTGGAAATCCACATTGTGTTATTCTGAAAGAGGATTTGAGTATTGATGAAATCAAACAATTTGGTCCGTTTTTAGAAAACCATTATATGTTTCCGAATCGAATCAATGTGCAGTTTGCAAAAGTCATTAATCGAAATGAAGTAGAAGTATTGATTTGGGAAAGAGGAGCAGGATTTACCCTTGCATCAGGAAGTTCTTCCTGTGCTGTGGCAAGTGTGATGAAAAGGAAAGGTTTAGTAGATGAAAATATTACAATTAAAATGCAGGGAGGAACATTAAAAATCAAAGTTGATCCTGATTTTAATATTAGAATGACAGGAGAAGTTAGAGAAATTTGCTCGGGTATTTTGAGTGAAGAACTGATAGAAGATGCTGATTTGTAAAAACTTTTATTAACTCACTGTTAGATAACTTAGAAAGTACATTAATTTATGAATAAACTTCATCGATTAATG is a window of Flavobacterium crocinum DNA encoding:
- the dapF gene encoding diaminopimelate epimerase, encoding MNKNFFVKTHGLGNEYIVLDSQNITFELTQKAITRICNVNFGIGSDGILLLVDSDRADIGLQIFNPDGSEAEKSGNGLRIFCKYVFDYGIITKNEFTVETKGGIVKATIEEAVNNKAKIITVDMGQAIFKSDLIPTKFETPEVDNVTIEANGKSFDVNCVSVGNPHCVILKEDLSIDEIKQFGPFLENHYMFPNRINVQFAKVINRNEVEVLIWERGAGFTLASGSSSCAVASVMKRKGLVDENITIKMQGGTLKIKVDPDFNIRMTGEVREICSGILSEELIEDADL